The Vibrio orientalis CIP 102891 = ATCC 33934 genome segment TTTTCTTCACTCATCACAAGTAAACAAGACGCACCGTCAGACAACGCTGAAGATGTACCTGCCGTCACTGTACCACGTGGATCAAATACTGGGCGTAATTGTGCAAGAGCCTCTACTGTCGTTTCAGGACGAATAACTTCATCCTGTGCTACCAAAAATGGACTACCGTTTTCATCATGTCCCATTGTCGGTACGATTTCATTGTCGAATCTCCCTTCAAGCGTTGCTTTGTGCGCAAGGCGATGTGAACGAGCTCCTAATGAATCTTGTTCTTGTCGAGAAATATTGTGTTGTTTAGCTAGAGCTTCCGCAGTAAACCCCATCATCGCTGACGCTTGAGCCATATGACGATTATAACTATTCATGCTAATGCCCTTAGTCATTGGCACGTGCCCCATATGCTCAACTCCTCCAACCATAACAATTTCAGCATCACCTGCTCTAATGGCTCGAGTCGCGATATGTAAAGCATCCATTGAGGAACCACACAATCTGTTTACAGTTGTTGCGGGTACAGTTTCCGGGAACCCGGCTTGAAGCGCTGATGTGCGCGCTAAGTTAGCTCCTTGCTCCTCAGTTTGCTGAACACACCCCCAGATTACATCATCAATAGAATCTGGAGATAAGTTTGGTTGACGCTTTAGCATGTTACTCATTAAATGAGCAGATAAGTCGTCAGCACGTACGTGGCGGAAAACTCCGTTTTTTGAGCGTCCCATTGGAGTACGAATTGCATCAATAATTACTACATTTTTCATAGATTAATTTTCTCCAATATTAAGAATAAAACGTACGTTGTTGTCCTGCACGATCAATCAAGCTCTGAGGAATTTGGTATAACGGGCCTAAATGAACATATTTCTTCGCAATTTCAAGTAAGTTAGCTGCACCAATCGTATCCATATAGTAGAAAAGACCGCCGCGGAATGGAGGAAAACCTGTACCATATACAAAGGCAATATCAGCTTCCTGTGGTGAAGAAATAATCCCCTCATCTAAACAGATGATGGCTTCATACATCATTGGAAGCATCATTCGCCATTGAACATCTTCACTCGACATTTCTGTTGGCTGCGAACAATGCTTAGCGAATAACTTTTGAGTATCTGCACTTGCTGCAGGCTTCAAATGCCCTTTTCTATTTTTTGAATACTGGAAGAAACCATGCTGAGTTTTTTGTCCTAGTTGACCAGAAGCGTTAAGCAAACCGATAATATTTATTTCAGGTTTACTTAGGCGTTCTGGGAAAGCTTCGTCCATAACATC includes the following:
- the fadA gene encoding acetyl-CoA C-acyltransferase FadA, with product MKNVVIIDAIRTPMGRSKNGVFRHVRADDLSAHLMSNMLKRQPNLSPDSIDDVIWGCVQQTEEQGANLARTSALQAGFPETVPATTVNRLCGSSMDALHIATRAIRAGDAEIVMVGGVEHMGHVPMTKGISMNSYNRHMAQASAMMGFTAEALAKQHNISRQEQDSLGARSHRLAHKATLEGRFDNEIVPTMGHDENGSPFLVAQDEVIRPETTVEALAQLRPVFDPRGTVTAGTSSALSDGASCLLVMSEEKALELGIKARARVIACATAGVPAAIMGYGPVPATKKVLEKSNLKINDIDFVELNEAFAAQAIPCMKDLGLWDERESKVNLHGGAISLGHPLGCSGARIVGTLINVMEQRNGRYGLASMCIGMGQGIATVIERID